From Lonchura striata isolate bLonStr1 chromosome 3, bLonStr1.mat, whole genome shotgun sequence, one genomic window encodes:
- the BCL2L11 gene encoding bcl-2-like protein 11: MAKQPPEVKARRDGEGGRLPAAEGPGPGAQLRPGAPAALPGAGPVSAGAAARGPPASPGPFATRSPLFIFVRRSPLLPRSSSGYFSFDAERSPTPLGCDKATQTPSPPCQALSHCLSAMASRWQSHSPAEEVQPEIWIAQELRRIGDEFNASYCPRRGFLDHQVGNPQVVILRLLRLLHSIIRLIWRLH, translated from the exons ATGGCCAAGCAGCCCCCCGAGGTGAAGGCGCGACGCGAcggcgagggcgggcggctgccggcggcggaggggccgggcccgggcgcGCAGCTGCGTCccggcgctcccgccgccctGCCTGGGGCCGGCCCGGTGTCCGCGGGCGCCGCGGCGCGGGGCCCGcccgccagccccggcccctTCGCCACCCGCTCGCCGCTCTTCATCTTCGTGCGGAGGTCGCCGCTTCTGCCGCGCTCCTCCAGCGGGTACTTCTCCTTCGACGCCGAGCGCAGCCCCACGCCCCTGGGCTGCGACAAGGCCACGCAGACCCCCAGCCCGCCCTGCCAGGCGCTCAGCCACTGCCTCAGCGCCATGG CTTCCCGATGGCAGTCCCACTCTCCGGCTGAAGAGGTGCAGCCGGAAATCTGGATTGCGCAAGAGCTGCGGCGCATTGGGGACGAGTTCAATGCCTCCTATTGTCCACGCAGG GGCTTCTTGGATCACCAGGTGGGAAATCCCCAGGTCGTGATCTTACGCCTGCTGCGCCTGCTGCATTCCATCATTCGCCTCATCTGGAGGCTCCACTGA